From Saccharothrix espanaensis DSM 44229, the proteins below share one genomic window:
- a CDS encoding transglutaminase-like domain-containing protein encodes MRLSWPRRADFADAGFLAALFALALVGFHTTYTGWAFFGVGLAGLVLGVLVGFLATGLRQPMITVAFLTLAVFFLLGGAVATRERVVAGVLPTLESVSGLADLSVNAWKQLLTTLPPVDGGGPLLVIPYILGLLCGSGGFTLARRVPASAAPVLAPLLVLAAVILLGTGEETVFVLGVAFALVALAWAGVRSRRSRRSSAGLRRAATALVLLGVGGGLVGGVGALLPGAGHRLVLRDYVEPPFEIGVYASPLVGYRKYTKDANQLWDQTLFTVKGLPEGERIRIAALDDYDGSVWAATNGPREVGERNGFQRVGARIPAVGEGREVELAVTVEPAFESAEEVNAWLPGAGKATRISFEGDRAASHTEQLRYNLATASGIVADRLRAGDKYTVQAVLPSGDVPEDLQPYGRPVVSDLAFVRGKAQQWAGGSPNLGDKLRAVAGHLRDNGAYTDGGPGETEYLPGHGLGRMAAFFNAAKPVGNDEQYAAAYALVANHLGMPARVVLGATPGKDGVVRGEHVHAWVEIHVADGRWLAVSDFVPDRSKRPDRQPPQQVDNTDASIVPPPNAMRLPDSLTDAGRVEANSGRRGVAEDAWVVPSWLLGVLTWAGPPVLLVVSVVLAIVLLKTRRRVRRRSTGPMALRVARAWRDLVDHARDLGAKVPLGTTRLEEAEHLAHAWTAGTVVPPASTWPVRSGAEELPGFVEPTVHSPLQLRDLARAADATVFGPGEPGEGVVADYWQRVDKARRSLGRGLPWWRRWFGVVNLRSFRHR; translated from the coding sequence GTGAGGCTGTCCTGGCCGCGGCGGGCGGACTTCGCCGACGCGGGGTTCCTCGCCGCGCTGTTCGCCCTGGCGCTGGTGGGCTTCCACACCACCTACACCGGGTGGGCGTTCTTCGGCGTCGGCCTGGCCGGGCTGGTGCTGGGCGTGCTGGTCGGGTTCCTGGCCACCGGGCTGCGCCAGCCGATGATCACCGTGGCGTTCCTGACGCTCGCGGTGTTCTTCCTGCTCGGCGGCGCGGTCGCGACCCGCGAGCGGGTGGTGGCCGGGGTGCTGCCGACGTTGGAGAGCGTGAGCGGGCTGGCCGACCTGTCGGTGAACGCGTGGAAGCAGCTGCTGACCACGCTGCCGCCGGTCGACGGCGGCGGGCCGTTGCTGGTGATCCCGTACATCCTGGGGCTGCTGTGCGGGTCCGGCGGGTTCACCCTGGCCCGGCGGGTCCCGGCGAGCGCCGCGCCGGTCCTCGCGCCGCTGCTGGTGCTGGCCGCGGTGATCCTGCTGGGCACCGGCGAGGAGACCGTCTTCGTGCTCGGCGTCGCGTTCGCGCTGGTGGCGCTGGCCTGGGCCGGCGTCCGGTCCCGGCGGTCGCGCCGGTCCTCGGCCGGGCTGCGCCGCGCGGCCACCGCGCTGGTGCTGCTCGGCGTCGGCGGCGGCCTGGTCGGCGGGGTCGGCGCGCTGCTGCCCGGCGCGGGGCACCGGCTCGTGCTGCGCGACTACGTCGAGCCGCCGTTCGAGATCGGCGTGTACGCGAGCCCGCTGGTCGGCTACCGCAAGTACACCAAGGACGCCAACCAGCTCTGGGACCAGACCCTGTTCACCGTCAAGGGGTTGCCGGAGGGCGAGCGGATCCGGATCGCCGCGCTGGACGACTACGACGGCTCGGTCTGGGCGGCCACCAACGGGCCGCGCGAGGTGGGCGAGCGCAACGGGTTCCAGCGGGTCGGCGCGCGCATCCCGGCGGTCGGCGAGGGCCGCGAGGTCGAGCTGGCGGTGACCGTCGAGCCCGCGTTCGAGTCCGCCGAGGAGGTCAACGCGTGGCTGCCCGGCGCGGGCAAGGCCACCCGGATCTCGTTCGAGGGCGACCGGGCCGCGTCGCACACCGAGCAGTTGCGCTACAACCTGGCCACGGCCTCCGGGATCGTCGCCGACCGGTTGCGGGCCGGCGACAAGTACACCGTCCAGGCGGTGCTGCCCTCCGGTGACGTGCCCGAGGACCTCCAGCCCTACGGCCGGCCGGTGGTCTCGGACCTGGCGTTCGTGCGCGGCAAGGCGCAGCAGTGGGCGGGCGGCTCGCCGAACCTGGGCGACAAGCTCCGCGCGGTCGCCGGCCACCTGCGCGACAACGGCGCCTACACCGACGGCGGGCCGGGCGAGACCGAGTACCTGCCGGGGCACGGCCTGGGCCGGATGGCCGCGTTCTTCAACGCCGCCAAGCCGGTCGGCAACGACGAGCAGTACGCGGCGGCCTACGCGCTGGTCGCCAACCACCTCGGGATGCCCGCCCGGGTCGTGCTCGGCGCGACCCCCGGCAAGGACGGCGTGGTGCGCGGCGAGCACGTGCACGCGTGGGTGGAGATCCACGTGGCCGACGGCCGCTGGCTCGCGGTCTCCGACTTCGTGCCGGACCGCTCCAAGCGGCCGGACCGGCAGCCGCCGCAGCAGGTCGACAACACCGACGCCTCGATCGTGCCGCCGCCCAACGCGATGCGGCTGCCCGACTCGCTGACCGACGCCGGCCGGGTGGAGGCCAACTCCGGGCGGCGCGGCGTGGCCGAGGACGCCTGGGTGGTGCCGTCGTGGCTGCTCGGCGTGCTGACCTGGGCCGGGCCGCCGGTGCTGCTGGTGGTCTCGGTGGTGCTGGCGATCGTGCTGCTCAAGACGCGCCGCCGGGTCCGCCGGCGGTCCACCGGGCCGATGGCGCTGCGGGTCGCGCGGGCCTGGCGGGACCTCGTGGACCACGCCCGCGACCTGGGCGCGAAGGTGCCGCTCGGGACGACCCGGCTGGAGGAGGCCGAGCACCTGGCGCACGCCTGGACGGCCGGGACGGTCGTGCCGCCCGCCTCCACGTGGCCGGTGCGCTCGGGTGCCGAGGAGCTGCCCGGGTTCGTCGAGCCGACCGTGCACAG
- a CDS encoding DUF58 domain-containing protein has product MRRLADLLTVITPLGRVVALGSVLLWWVGAQLGWTELVLAGATGLVVFGLACLLTLGRAALRVRVELDRQRVVVGRQVNCTVDIAQTTAGRLLPLTLELPVGEQVEVFDVLGGGRRAFPIPTRKRGVIAVGPATTVRGDPLGLLRRTVTWTDPVELFAHPVTVPLDSLAAGLLRDLEGRATTDLSMSDLAFHALREYAPGDDHRHIHWRSSAKLAAPGRFLVRQYQDTRRAHLAVVVDGSAGSYPDPEHFETAVSAGASIAARAITDEVETTVLAAGHVAHRAGLRPAMDALTRCDLGSEPLAELVSRTVRIMPDVTTAVVVTGPKPTFVELQSVMAAFASEVRTVVVRVDHENRTALTGDVLTLRELSDLPMLLSGGGLG; this is encoded by the coding sequence ATGAGGCGGCTCGCCGACCTGCTCACCGTGATCACCCCGCTGGGCCGGGTGGTCGCGCTCGGCTCGGTGCTGCTGTGGTGGGTGGGCGCGCAGCTGGGCTGGACCGAGCTGGTGCTGGCGGGCGCGACCGGGCTCGTCGTGTTCGGCCTGGCCTGCCTGCTCACGCTCGGGCGCGCGGCGCTGCGCGTGCGGGTCGAGCTGGACCGGCAGCGGGTCGTGGTGGGGCGGCAGGTCAACTGCACGGTGGACATCGCGCAGACCACCGCGGGCCGGCTGCTGCCGTTGACCCTGGAACTGCCGGTGGGCGAGCAGGTCGAGGTGTTCGACGTGCTCGGCGGCGGCCGGCGGGCGTTCCCGATCCCGACCCGCAAGCGCGGCGTGATCGCGGTCGGCCCGGCGACGACCGTGCGCGGCGACCCGCTGGGGCTGTTGCGCCGCACCGTGACCTGGACCGACCCGGTGGAGCTGTTCGCGCACCCGGTGACCGTGCCGCTGGACTCGCTGGCCGCCGGCCTGCTGCGCGACCTCGAAGGGCGCGCCACCACCGACCTGTCGATGAGCGACCTGGCGTTCCACGCGCTGCGCGAGTACGCGCCGGGCGACGACCACCGGCACATCCACTGGCGCTCGTCGGCCAAGCTCGCCGCGCCCGGCCGGTTCCTGGTGCGGCAGTACCAGGACACCCGGCGCGCGCACCTGGCCGTCGTGGTGGACGGGTCCGCCGGGTCCTACCCCGACCCCGAGCACTTCGAGACGGCCGTGTCGGCGGGCGCGTCGATCGCCGCGCGGGCCATCACCGACGAGGTGGAGACCACCGTGCTGGCCGCGGGCCACGTCGCGCACCGGGCCGGGCTGCGGCCCGCGATGGACGCGCTGACCCGCTGCGACCTCGGGTCCGAACCGCTGGCGGAGCTGGTGTCCCGGACGGTCCGGATCATGCCGGACGTGACCACCGCCGTCGTGGTGACCGGTCCGAAGCCGACGTTCGTGGAGCTCCAGTCGGTGATGGCGGCGTTCGCGAGCGAGGTGCGCACGGTGGTGGTGCGGGTGGACCACGAGAACCGCACCGCGCTGACCGGTGACGTGCTCACCCTGCGCGAGCTGTCCGACCTGCCGATGCTGCTGTCCGGAGGTGGGCTCGGGTGA